A portion of the Patescibacteria group bacterium genome contains these proteins:
- the prmC gene encoding peptide chain release factor N(5)-glutamine methyltransferase encodes MNIQKTLIQTEKLLSDKKIKSARLDAEVILAFVLGKNREWLYANPEAQISPLKSRQFKQLILRRAKLEPVAYIIGKKEFYGLNFKVNKNVLIPRPETEILIETTLQEISKSYKLEPRTYFIADIGTGSGCISVTIAKKLSFASRRKQIKIFASDISQKALKIARLNAQKHQVAKKINFLKSDLFSNFPKNLKFNLILANLPYLSPHQITQDLKKEPKLALAGGKNGLKIYQRFFKQIKTHLGKNAVILIEIDPNQTNQLKKIIKKTLANYKIEIIRDLSHIDRIIKISS; translated from the coding sequence ATGAATATTCAAAAAACTCTCATTCAAACAGAAAAATTATTATCTGATAAAAAGATTAAATCTGCACGCTTAGATGCCGAAGTGATTTTGGCATTTGTTTTGGGAAAAAATCGAGAATGGCTTTATGCAAATCCGGAAGCTCAAATCTCCCCTCTCAAATCTCGCCAATTTAAACAACTGATTTTGCGACGTGCAAAATTAGAACCTGTAGCTTATATAATTGGCAAAAAAGAATTTTATGGTTTAAATTTTAAGGTTAATAAAAATGTCTTAATTCCTCGACCTGAAACCGAAATTTTAATCGAAACTACCCTACAAGAAATTTCTAAAAGCTATAAACTAGAGCCTAGAACCTATTTTATTGCTGATATCGGCACCGGCTCTGGTTGTATCAGTGTTACTATTGCCAAAAAGCTCTCTTTCGCCTCTCGGCGGAAACAAATAAAAATTTTCGCTTCAGACATTTCCCAGAAAGCCCTAAAAATTGCCCGACTAAACGCCCAAAAACATCAAGTTGCAAAAAAGATTAATTTTTTAAAATCTGATTTATTTTCTAATTTTCCCAAAAACTTAAAATTTAATTTAATTTTAGCAAATTTACCATATTTATCACCCCATCAAATAACTCAAGATTTAAAAAAAGAGCCAAAATTAGCCTTAGCCGGTGGCAAAAATGGTCTTAAAATTTATCAAAGATTTTTTAAACAAATCAAAACTCATTTAGGGAAAAACGCGGTTATCTTAATTGAGATTGATCCTAACCAAACGAATCAACTTAAAAAAATTATCAAAAAAACGCTCGCAAATTATAAAATTGAAATTATAAGAGATCTCTCGCATATAGATCGTATCATAAAAATTTCTAGTTAA
- a CDS encoding DUF5654 family protein — translation MRRFSKSARKIRNEFIKTLVVMIGSAFALVAALAWNTAITEIIKKYLQPGKTVSSWIIYALIVTFFAALVGLYLGYLSGKVREDEDKIEESEEHDEEAGYDKKHH, via the coding sequence ATGAGAAGATTTTCAAAATCAGCTCGAAAAATTCGCAATGAATTTATTAAAACCTTAGTTGTGATGATTGGTTCAGCTTTTGCCTTGGTGGCAGCTTTGGCTTGGAATACGGCAATTACGGAAATTATTAAAAAATATTTACAGCCCGGTAAGACTGTTTCGTCTTGGATAATTTATGCTTTGATTGTAACCTTTTTTGCCGCTTTAGTAGGTTTATATTTGGGGTATTTATCGGGAAAAGTTCGTGAAGATGAGGACAAAATCGAAGAATCCGAAGAGCATGATGAAGAAGCTGGTTATGATAAAAAACATCATTAA
- the gatA gene encoding Asp-tRNA(Asn)/Glu-tRNA(Gln) amidotransferase subunit GatA, translating to MDLNKLTVVEAAEKLKKKEITSLELTHDCFSEIKKQNPKINAFITLNEQTAIKLAEKSDVRRAKNKTLSQIDGIPIAIKDNFSTKGLKTTAGSKILENYIPAFESMVTQKLLNAGAVILGKTNLDEFGMGSSTENSAFGVTKNPHNPERVAGGSSGGSAAAVAANMSIAAIGTDTGGSIRQPASFCGVFGIKPTYGRVSRYGILAYASSLDQAGPITKTPQDAKIILEIIAGLDPHDSTTIKTNTNSSADGQSQISSLKSHDLTIGVPDEFFSEGLDVKVKEIIEKAINHLLKQGAKISKISLPTLKYALPSYYIIALAEASSDLARYDGIKYGSSKSSAKDLISGYLETRQEGFGTEVKRRIMLGTYTLSAGYYDAYYKKAQQVRTLISKDFAKVFQKVDLIVGPVSPTPAFKIGEKISDPLKMYLSDIYTISANLAGLPAASIPAGFIGKLPVGLQVIAPRLEEERIFQIAKEQNGI from the coding sequence ATGGATTTAAATAAATTAACAGTTGTTGAAGCTGCCGAAAAATTAAAGAAAAAAGAAATCACTTCTTTGGAATTAACTCATGATTGTTTTTCAGAAATCAAAAAACAAAATCCAAAAATTAACGCCTTTATTACTTTGAATGAGCAGACTGCAATTAAGCTTGCTGAAAAATCAGACGTCAGGCGAGCTAAAAATAAAACCTTAAGCCAAATTGACGGGATTCCAATTGCGATTAAAGATAATTTTTCAACCAAGGGTTTAAAAACGACCGCCGGTTCAAAGATTTTAGAAAATTATATACCAGCTTTTGAATCAATGGTGACTCAAAAATTGCTAAATGCCGGGGCGGTAATTTTGGGCAAAACTAATTTGGATGAATTTGGAATGGGTTCTTCGACGGAAAATTCAGCCTTTGGAGTAACCAAAAATCCCCATAACCCAGAAAGAGTTGCAGGTGGTTCTTCGGGCGGATCAGCAGCGGCTGTAGCTGCAAATATGTCGATCGCGGCCATTGGTACCGATACTGGTGGATCAATTAGGCAGCCAGCTTCGTTTTGTGGGGTATTTGGGATTAAACCGACTTATGGTCGAGTTTCTCGATATGGCATTTTAGCTTATGCTTCAAGTTTGGATCAAGCTGGTCCAATTACCAAAACCCCTCAAGATGCTAAAATTATTTTAGAGATTATTGCCGGTCTCGATCCGCATGATTCGACAACCATAAAAACCAATACGAATTCGTCAGCTGACGGACAATCTCAAATCTCAAGTCTCAAATCTCATGACTTAACAATTGGTGTTCCGGATGAATTTTTCAGTGAAGGTTTGGACGTCAAAGTCAAAGAAATAATTGAAAAGGCAATTAATCATTTATTAAAACAGGGTGCGAAAATTTCGAAAATTAGTTTGCCAACATTAAAATACGCACTACCTTCATATTATATTATTGCTTTAGCTGAGGCTTCTTCGGATTTGGCCAGATATGATGGCATAAAATATGGAAGCTCAAAATCCTCTGCCAAAGATTTGATTAGCGGATATTTAGAAACGAGACAGGAGGGATTTGGTACAGAAGTAAAAAGGCGAATAATGCTAGGTACTTATACTTTATCGGCGGGTTATTATGATGCATATTATAAAAAGGCTCAGCAGGTAAGAACCTTAATTTCAAAAGATTTTGCAAAAGTATTTCAAAAAGTTGATTTAATAGTTGGGCCAGTTTCCCCTACCCCAGCCTTTAAAATTGGTGAAAAAATTTCAGATCCTTTGAAAATGTATTTATCGGATATTTATACGATTTCGGCAAATTTAGCCGGCTTGCCAGCCGCTTCAATCCCAGCCGGTTTTATTGGTAAATTACCGGTCGGTTTGCAAGTGATTGCGCCACGACTTGAAGAAGAGAGGATTTTCCAAATAGCTAAGGAGCAAAATGGAATTTAA
- a CDS encoding trypsin-like peptidase domain-containing protein, which produces MAPRKFLFEDKAFGSKPQRYKKGSKFSCGMLAFIIISSLIFGFLGGAGAIYALSGNKNFSNSSLGLDLAKKTYKVTEESVIISASKKVSPSVVSIAVISNITDIFGRNATQNSQGSGFIITSDGLIMTNKHVASDLKAQYTVLTPDGSAYKAQVMAQDPLNDLAILKINASNLTPVNIGASDDLQVGQKVIAVGNALGFQNTVTSGIISAKGRTIQASDTAGSTQEELSGLLQTDAAINSGNSGGPLTNIDGQVIGINTAVANKGSAEGIGFAIPVNVARSAIESYRRNGKIIRPFIGIRYYSITKQYAAENKLPVENGALITSGQVGVPAIVVGSPAAKAGLQENDIITAINNEEVNQDHALSLLIQQYQPGDQIQITYLRDGKENKIKLKLVEYK; this is translated from the coding sequence ATGGCACCGCGAAAATTTTTATTTGAAGATAAGGCTTTTGGTTCAAAGCCGCAACGTTATAAAAAAGGTTCAAAATTCAGTTGTGGCATGCTCGCCTTTATTATAATCTCGAGTTTAATTTTTGGATTTTTAGGCGGTGCTGGTGCCATTTATGCCCTATCTGGAAATAAGAATTTTTCTAATTCCAGTTTAGGTTTGGATTTGGCGAAAAAAACTTATAAAGTTACGGAAGAGTCAGTAATTATTTCAGCCTCAAAAAAAGTTAGCCCGTCAGTGGTATCAATTGCGGTGATTTCAAATATTACTGATATTTTTGGTCGGAATGCCACCCAGAATTCCCAAGGATCAGGTTTTATTATCACCTCGGATGGTTTGATAATGACTAATAAACATGTTGCTTCAGATTTAAAAGCGCAATACACAGTTTTAACTCCTGACGGTTCAGCTTATAAAGCACAAGTGATGGCGCAAGATCCCTTGAATGATTTGGCGATTTTAAAAATTAATGCTTCCAATTTAACCCCGGTTAATATTGGGGCTTCTGATGATTTGCAGGTTGGCCAAAAAGTGATCGCGGTTGGAAATGCTTTGGGTTTTCAAAATACGGTGACTTCCGGTATTATTTCTGCCAAAGGTCGCACCATCCAAGCTTCAGATACCGCAGGTTCAACCCAGGAAGAGTTATCCGGTTTATTGCAGACTGACGCCGCCATTAATTCTGGAAATTCTGGCGGTCCCTTGACAAATATTGATGGTCAGGTAATTGGTATTAACACTGCGGTCGCTAATAAAGGTTCAGCTGAAGGAATTGGTTTTGCAATTCCAGTCAACGTTGCGAGATCGGCAATTGAAAGTTATCGTCGAAATGGGAAAATTATTAGGCCATTTATTGGGATTAGATATTATTCGATTACGAAGCAATATGCAGCTGAAAATAAATTGCCGGTTGAAAATGGCGCTTTAATTACTTCAGGCCAAGTTGGTGTACCCGCAATTGTTGTGGGTAGCCCCGCTGCCAAAGCAGGTTTGCAAGAAAATGATATTATTACCGCAATTAATAATGAAGAAGTGAATCAAGACCATGCCCTGTCATTATTAATTCAGCAATATCAACCTGGCGATCAAATTCAAATCACATATTTGAGAGATGGCAAAGAAAACAAAATCAAACTAAAATTAGTTGAATATAAATAG
- the gatB gene encoding Asp-tRNA(Asn)/Glu-tRNA(Gln) amidotransferase subunit GatB, giving the protein MEFKPTIGLEIHVELKTRSKMFCDCKNEPEIIEPNINICPVCLGMPGTLPTANKTAIDWTLKTGLALNCEIQKNSKFDRKNYFYPDLPKGYQISQYDMPFCKNGYLKISGRKIRTRRVHLEEDTAKLFHIDTGPLGVSSLGSTPLGVGEVYSLIDYNRAGVPLMEIVTEPDLLSAKEAREFAQKLRLVLRYLSVSNANMEKGQMRVEANISLSNQNKLGTKVEIKNLNSFKSVEKAVNFEIQRQTELLESGEKIIHETRGWHDQKQITFSQRSKETAPDYRYFPEPDLPTFEFNQQIISDIKADLPELPDDKSVRFRKDYQLSKDDIGVLISNLALANYFEEVCLSKVNPQKVANWLITELLAKMKVESVSFSEIKIKPHDLANLVMMIEKGELTGKIAKDIFKTMFESGENPTQIMADSKIELVSGENELKTISLKIIKKNPQLVKDYQDGKKQVIQFFIGQIMKETRGMADPEKAKSVLQKELLK; this is encoded by the coding sequence ATGGAATTTAAACCGACAATTGGTTTAGAAATTCATGTTGAACTAAAAACTCGATCTAAGATGTTTTGTGATTGTAAAAATGAACCAGAAATTATCGAGCCGAATATTAATATTTGTCCGGTTTGTTTGGGTATGCCAGGTACCTTGCCCACGGCAAATAAAACCGCCATTGATTGGACTTTAAAAACTGGTTTAGCTTTAAATTGCGAAATTCAAAAAAACAGCAAATTTGATCGTAAGAATTATTTTTATCCAGATTTACCAAAAGGATACCAGATTTCTCAATATGATATGCCTTTTTGTAAAAATGGATATTTAAAAATTTCAGGACGCAAAATTAGAACCAGGCGGGTCCACTTGGAAGAAGATACCGCGAAGTTATTTCATATTGATACAGGTCCACTCGGTGTAAGTTCGCTTGGAAGTACGCCATTGGGAGTTGGAGAAGTTTATTCCTTAATTGACTATAATCGCGCGGGCGTGCCTTTAATGGAAATTGTGACTGAACCCGATCTTCTATCGGCCAAAGAAGCTCGCGAGTTTGCACAAAAACTGCGTTTAGTTTTAAGATATCTTTCAGTTTCAAATGCGAATATGGAAAAAGGCCAAATGCGAGTAGAAGCTAATATTTCCCTTTCAAATCAAAATAAATTGGGTACCAAAGTTGAAATTAAGAATTTGAATTCATTTAAATCTGTCGAAAAAGCGGTCAATTTTGAAATTCAAAGGCAGACAGAATTATTAGAAAGTGGTGAAAAAATTATTCACGAAACGCGCGGTTGGCATGATCAAAAACAAATAACATTTTCTCAGCGAAGCAAAGAAACCGCGCCAGATTATCGATATTTTCCCGAACCGGATTTGCCAACTTTTGAATTTAACCAACAAATAATTTCAGATATTAAGGCTGATTTGCCTGAATTGCCAGATGATAAAAGTGTTCGTTTTCGAAAAGATTACCAGCTTTCTAAAGATGACATCGGGGTATTAATATCGAATTTGGCCTTAGCTAATTATTTTGAAGAAGTCTGTTTAAGCAAAGTTAATCCGCAAAAAGTGGCAAACTGGTTAATAACTGAGTTATTGGCAAAAATGAAGGTAGAATCGGTGAGTTTTTCTGAAATTAAAATTAAGCCTCATGATTTGGCAAATTTAGTTATGATGATTGAAAAAGGCGAATTAACCGGCAAAATTGCCAAAGATATTTTTAAGACAATGTTTGAATCTGGCGAAAATCCGACCCAAATTATGGCTGATTCAAAGATTGAATTAGTTTCTGGGGAAAATGAACTTAAAACTATAAGCCTGAAGATAATTAAAAAAAATCCTCAGCTGGTCAAGGATTATCAGGATGGCAAAAAACAAGTTATACAATTTTTTATAGGTCAAATTATGAAAGAAACTCGCGGCATGGCGGATCCGGAAAAAGCAAAATCAGTTTTACAAAAGGAATTATTAAAATGA